A DNA window from Solanum lycopersicum chromosome 3, SLM_r2.1 contains the following coding sequences:
- the LOC138347380 gene encoding putative F-box/LRR-repeat protein 22 → MKIDGAELNLKEIWNEIVEYLSNNLLITCEVDESKKLHKPTEMELENVTMWQQLPDEIWREILVRVSTLDKLRSADKVCSLWRRLLKEPFSWKTIDLRDSRCIPFKIMKRFFNVAVDRSRGECNEFYYAYCGSNDLGFLVERCKDLKKLWLRGWAGGWGIPIYSCLIKVAPRLYHLEELILQDCFLTPVCIEALGVHCPRLTSFSLSHFDVMEFQTEEEKNEDALAIAAHLPLLCRLQLIGNALTVWGLEAVLVGCPNLKSLDLRRCLGIDLSGPIGDRCRRMADFRHPFDSMIDFMFLV, encoded by the exons ATGAAAATTGATGGAGCAGAGCTCAATCTTAAGGAAATCTGGAATGAAATTGTGGAATATCTCTCAAATAACCTGTTGATAACTTGCGAAGTTGATGAATCTAAGAAGCTACATAAACCTACTGAAATGGAGCTGGAAAATGTAACGATGTGGCAGCAACTGCCGGATGAAATTTGGCGCGAAATTTTAGTTAGGGTTAGTACTCTGGATAAACTGAGGAGTGCAGACAAGGTGTGTTCTTTGTGGAGAAGGTTGTTGAAGGAACCATTTAGCTGGAAAACGATCGATTTGAGAGATTCTAGATGCATTCCCTTCAAAATCatgaagagattttttaatGTTGCTGTGGATCGCAGCCGAGGCGAATGTAATGAGTTTTACTATGCATATTGTGGGTCAAATGACCTTGGATTTTTAGTGGAAAG GTGCAAAGACTTAAAAAAGTTGTGGCTTAGGGGTTGGGCAGGAGGTTGGGGTATTCCTATCTATTCTTGTCTGATCAAAGTGGCTCCAAGATTGTACCACTTGGAGGAGCTGATTCTCCAAGATTGTTTTCTCACGCCTGTCTGCATTGAGGCTTTAGGTGTACACTGTCCCAGATTGACATCGTTCTCCCTGAGTCATTTCGATGTTATGGAGTTTCAGACAGAGGAAGAGAAGAATGAGGATGCTTTGGCTATTGCAGCCCACTTGCCTTTACTATGCCGACTTCAACTGATCGGCAATGCTTTGACTGTCTGGGGACTTGAGGCAGTTTTGGTGGGTTGTCCTAACCTCAAGTCCCTCGATTTGCGTAGATGCCTTGGTATTGACCTTTCAGGACCTATTGGAGATAGGTGTAGAAGAATGGCGGACTTTCGACATCCTTTTGACTCGATGATTGATTTCATGTTTCTGGTTTAG
- the LOC101256753 gene encoding uncharacterized protein, protein MLASVKFIGHLVNQQVVHELVALELVTLLLEKPTDDSVDVAVGFVKECGSMLQDLCPLGLHAIFERFRGILHEGEIDKRVQFLIEELFALRKQKFQPAVPPELDLVEEEDRLTHEISLGDMVDEQIELDVFKPDPNFVENENKYEQLQNRILGGSDEDEESDLLVGGDQDEDESEDEDEHEMKIEDETETNLINLRRTIYLTIMSSGGFEGAGHKLLKIRLEPGQEMELCIMLLECCSQEKTFLHYYALLGQRLCMINKVHQKNFEKSFMQQYSMIHQLETNKLRNVAKFFAQLLGTDALPWHVLAYLRLTEEDTTSSSRIFIKILFQELSGHLGIHKLNERLSDPSMQESFESIFPKDNPKNVRFAINFFTSIGLGGITENLRDYLKNMPRLILQQEKRVSRDDDRPRKRRRRS, encoded by the coding sequence ATGTTAGCATCGGTTAAATTTATTGGTCATCTTGTCAATCAGCAAGTTGTTCATGAACTTGTAGCTTTGGAATTAGTTACTCTTTTACTTGAGAAACCTACTGATGATAGTGTTGATGTTGCTGTTGGTTTCGTTAAGGAATGTGGTTCGATGCTTCAGGATCTGTGTCCCTTAGGGTTGCACGCTATTTTTGAGAGATTCAGAGGAATACTTCATGAAGGAGAAATAGATAAAAGGGTTCAGTTCTTAATTGAAGAACTTTTTGCATTGCGGAAACAGAAGTTTCAGCCAGCTGTTCCTCCAGAACTTGACCTTGTTGAGGAGGAAGATCGATTAACACATGAAATCTCTCTCGGAGACATGGTGGACGAGCAAATTGAATTGGATGTTTTCAAGCCCGATCCTAATtttgttgaaaatgaaaataagtatGAACAACTACAGAATAGGATTCTAGGTGGGAGTGATGAGGACGAAGAATCTGATCTTCTAGTTGGTGGTGATCAGGACGAGGATGAATCTGAGGACGAGGACGAGCACGAAATGAAAATTGAAGATGAGACAGAGACAAACTTGATCAATCTTCGGAGGACGATTTACTTAACGATTATGTCAAGTGGTGGGTTTGAAGGAGCAGGGCATAAGCTGTTGAAAATCAGACTAGAGCCTGGTCAGGAGATGGAACTATGCATAATGTTATTGGAGTGCTGCAGTCAGGAGAAGACTTTTCTCCATTACTATGCACTTTTGGGGCAGCGGTTATGCATGATCAACAAAGTTCACCAGAAGAATTTTGAGAAATCATTCATGCAACAATACTCGATGATCCACCAACTTGAAACTAATAAACTGCGTAATGTGGCAAAGTTTTTTGCTCAATTACTAGGCACTGATGCACTGCCTTGGCATGTTTTGGCTTATTTAAGATTGACAGAAGAGGATACTACATCTTCTTCTCgtatattcatcaaaattttattcCAGGAGTTGTCAGGGCACCTTGGCATCCATAAGCTGAATGAGCGTCTTAGTGACCCCTCTATGCAAGAGTCGTTTGAGTCGATATTTCCAAAGGATAATCCTAAAAATGTGAGGTTTGCTATCAACTTTTTCACATCCATTGGTCTAGGTGGGATAACTGAAAATCTGCGAGACTATCTGAAGAACATGCCAAGGCTCATCTTGCAGCAAGAGAAACGTGTTTCCAGAGATGATGATCGTCCaaggaagaggaggaggagaagtTAG
- the LOC101257054 gene encoding vesicle-trafficking protein SEC22, translating to MVKLTLIARVTDGLPLAEGLDDGRDVQNADFYKQQVKALFKNLSMRQNDASRMSIETGPYVFHYIIEGHVCYLTMCDRSYPKKLAFQYLEDLKNEFERANGSQIETAARPYAFIKFDTFIQKTKKLYQDTRTQRNISKLNDELYEVHQIMTRNVQEVLGVGEKLDQVSQMSSRLTSESRIYADKAKDLNRQALIRKWAPVAIVLGVVILFFWLRTKIW from the exons ATGGTGAAGTTGACTTTGATTGCTCGCGTGACTGATGGCCTTCCTTTAGCCGAGGGGCTGGATGATGGTCGTGATGTTCAAAATGCAGATTTCTACAAACAGCAGGTCAAGGCCTTATTCAAGAACCTGTCGATGCGCCAAAATGATGCTTCAAGGATGTCTATTGAAACTGGACCTTACGTCTTCCA TTATATCATTGAAGGGCATGTTTGTTATCTGACAATGTGTGATCGCTCTTATCCCAAGAAACTTGCCTTTCAATACCTGGAAGACCTTAAGAATGAGTTTGAGCGCGCCAATGGGAGTCAAATTGAAACTGCTGCTAGACCATATGCTTTTATTAAATTTG ATACATTCATACAGAAGACGAAGAAACTGTACCAGGATACTAGAACTCAACGCAACATTTCTAAGTTGAATGATGAGCTTTACGAAGTTCATCAAATAATGACTCGAAATGTTCAAGAAGTTCTTGGAGTTGGTGAAAAGTTGGACC AGGTCAGTCAAATGTCCAGCCGTTTGACATCTGAATCCCGGATATATGCTGATAAAGCAAAAGACTTAAATCGTCAG GCTTTGATTCGAAAATGGGCTCCTGTTGCTATTGTGCTTGGagttgtcattctcttcttctGGCTCAGAACAAAGATCTGGTGA